Proteins encoded together in one Pseudomonas sp. TCU-HL1 window:
- a CDS encoding flavin-containing monooxygenase → MTDLNQTAFQTYAEQAVEVTEIDTLVVGAGQAGVAMSEHLTKLGVPHLVLERNRIAEAWRTGRWDSLVANGPAWHDRFPGLEFDLDPDAFAPKEQVADYFEAYAKQFDAPIRTGVEVKSVVRNTDRPGFTIETSEGVIQANRVVAATGPFQRPIIPPIAPTNATVTQIHSAQYRNPQQLPEGGVLVVGAGSSGVQIADELQRAGKQVYLSVGPHDRPPRAYRNRDFCWWLGVLGLWDAEAAQPGKEHVTIAVSGARGGHTVDFRGLAHQGVTLVGLTKSFDGDVVTFQQDLADNIARGDENYLSLLDAADAYIARNGLDLPEEPEARASYPNPECLTNPILELDLAKAGVTSIIWATGYAVDYSWLKVNAFDGKGKPQHQRGVSTEPGIYFLGLPWLSRRGSTFIWGVWHDAKHIADHIATQRKYSAYRDASQRQADD, encoded by the coding sequence ATGACCGACCTGAACCAGACCGCGTTTCAGACCTACGCGGAGCAGGCAGTTGAAGTAACAGAAATCGATACGCTGGTTGTTGGTGCCGGTCAGGCCGGCGTGGCCATGAGCGAGCACCTGACCAAGCTCGGAGTGCCGCACCTGGTACTGGAGCGCAATCGCATCGCCGAAGCCTGGCGCACGGGGCGTTGGGATTCGCTGGTGGCCAATGGGCCGGCCTGGCACGACCGCTTCCCCGGGCTGGAATTCGACCTCGATCCCGACGCCTTCGCGCCTAAAGAGCAGGTTGCGGATTACTTCGAAGCCTACGCCAAGCAGTTCGATGCCCCCATCCGTACCGGCGTGGAAGTGAAATCGGTGGTGCGCAATACCGACCGTCCGGGATTCACCATCGAAACCTCGGAGGGGGTGATCCAGGCAAACCGCGTGGTGGCCGCTACTGGTCCTTTCCAGCGTCCGATCATTCCACCGATTGCGCCGACCAACGCAACGGTCACGCAGATTCACTCCGCCCAGTACCGCAATCCTCAGCAACTGCCGGAGGGCGGTGTGCTGGTGGTGGGTGCCGGGTCATCGGGCGTGCAGATTGCCGATGAGTTGCAGCGTGCCGGCAAGCAGGTCTACCTGTCGGTTGGCCCGCATGATCGTCCGCCGCGTGCTTACCGCAACCGTGATTTCTGCTGGTGGCTTGGCGTGCTCGGTCTGTGGGACGCGGAAGCCGCCCAGCCGGGCAAGGAGCACGTGACCATTGCCGTGAGCGGGGCCCGTGGCGGGCACACGGTCGATTTTCGTGGCCTGGCCCATCAGGGCGTGACGCTCGTGGGGCTTACCAAGTCGTTCGACGGCGACGTGGTGACCTTCCAGCAGGACCTGGCGGACAACATCGCCCGCGGTGATGAGAACTATTTGTCCCTGCTGGATGCAGCTGACGCCTATATCGCGCGCAATGGCCTTGACCTGCCAGAGGAGCCGGAAGCTCGTGCTTCGTACCCGAACCCGGAATGCCTGACCAATCCGATTCTTGAGCTGGACCTGGCCAAGGCCGGCGTCACCTCGATCATCTGGGCGACCGGATACGCGGTTGATTACAGCTGGCTGAAGGTCAATGCCTTCGACGGCAAAGGCAAGCCGCAGCACCAGCGCGGTGTTTCGACCGAGCCCGGCATCTATTTCCTGGGCCTGCCGTGGCTGTCACGCCGTGGTTCCACGTTCATCTGGGGCGTTTGGCACGATGCCAAACACATTGCCGACCATATCGCCACGCAGCGCAAGTATTCCGCCTACCGCGATGCTTCGCAGCGCCAGGCCGATGACTGA
- a CDS encoding RidA family protein: MPTHTRIRMFNTKDTYPNQSLDNDLCQAVRAGNTVYVRGQVGTDFEGRLVGLGDPRAQTEQAMKNVKQLLEEAGSDLSHIVKTTTYLIDPRYREPVYQEVGKWLKGVFPISTGLVVSALGQPQWLMEIDVIAVIPDDWQPKA, translated from the coding sequence ATGCCTACTCATACCCGCATTCGTATGTTCAATACCAAGGATACGTATCCAAACCAGAGCCTGGACAACGACCTGTGCCAGGCCGTGCGCGCCGGCAACACCGTCTATGTCCGTGGCCAGGTCGGGACCGATTTCGAAGGTCGCCTGGTTGGGCTGGGCGATCCGCGCGCCCAGACCGAGCAGGCAATGAAAAACGTCAAGCAACTGCTGGAGGAGGCGGGAAGCGACCTGTCCCATATCGTCAAGACGACCACCTATCTGATCGACCCGCGCTATCGCGAGCCGGTCTATCAGGAAGTCGGCAAGTGGTTGAAGGGCGTGTTCCCGATCTCCACCGGACTGGTGGTGTCGGCCCTGGGCCAGCCCCAGTGGCTGATGGAGATCGACGTGATCGCGGTGATCCCGGACGACTGGCAGCCGAAGGCATAA
- a CDS encoding DUF1028 domain-containing protein, giving the protein MTFSIIGRCHETGQLGIAISSSSIAVGARCPWVRAGVGAVATQNVTLPALGPQILDLIDAQQLEPAAALDRALSANGWSQYRQVTVIDGQGRVALFSGSEALGVHNAVAGEQCAAAGNLLAGTQVIDAMVKAFEAAPGLLADRLLVAMHAAMAAGGEAGPVHSAALKVVGDLTWPIVDLRVDWAEEDPIGQLDALWQAYRPQMQDYVIRALNPTAAPSYGVPGDE; this is encoded by the coding sequence ATGACGTTCTCTATCATCGGCCGCTGCCACGAGACAGGCCAGCTCGGTATCGCCATCAGCTCGTCCAGCATTGCCGTCGGCGCGCGTTGCCCGTGGGTGCGCGCCGGTGTCGGGGCGGTGGCGACGCAGAACGTCACCTTGCCGGCGCTGGGGCCGCAAATCCTTGACTTGATCGACGCCCAGCAACTTGAGCCCGCCGCGGCGCTGGATCGGGCATTGAGCGCCAACGGCTGGAGTCAGTACCGCCAGGTAACAGTGATCGACGGGCAGGGGCGAGTCGCGCTTTTCAGCGGTAGTGAGGCGCTGGGCGTGCATAACGCCGTGGCTGGCGAGCAATGCGCCGCGGCAGGGAACCTGTTGGCCGGCACCCAGGTGATCGATGCCATGGTCAAGGCTTTCGAGGCTGCGCCTGGTTTGCTGGCGGATCGGCTGCTGGTCGCCATGCATGCGGCGATGGCGGCCGGTGGCGAGGCAGGTCCTGTGCATTCGGCGGCGCTCAAGGTAGTTGGGGACCTGACCTGGCCGATCGTCGACCTGCGGGTCGATTGGGCGGAAGAAGATCCCATCGGTCAGCTGGATGCGCTCTGGCAGGCTTATCGGCCGCAGATGCAGGATTACGTGATCCGGGCGTTGAATCCGACCGCGGCGCCCAGCTACGGGGTGCCAGGCGATGAGTGA
- the argE gene encoding acetylornithine deacetylase, whose product MSEVSSRDVLERLIGFATVSRDSNLELIAFIRDYLAGLGVESELFHNSERTKANLFATIGPRDRGGVVLSGHTDVVPVDGQAWTVEPFRLTEREGRLYGRGTADMKGFIASVLAAVPAFLERPLSVPVHLAFSYDEEVGCLGVRAMLAELEKRPHKPRLCLIGEPTELKPVLGHKGKLAMRCQVQGAACHSAYAPYGVNAIEYAARLIGKLGELGAELARPERHDERFDPPFSTVQTGTIKGGRALNIVPAECEFDFEVRALPDFDAQQVVDDLQAYSESELVPKMRAVQAGTGIRLQLLSAYPGLATSPDSEAACLLAVLSKSTEFGTVAFGTEGGLFDQVGIPTVVCGPGSMDQGHKPDEFISTGQLAGCDAMLRRLALYLQSGDGLL is encoded by the coding sequence ATGAGTGAGGTGTCCAGCCGCGACGTGCTCGAACGGCTGATCGGTTTTGCTACGGTCAGTCGGGATTCCAACCTGGAACTGATCGCTTTTATCCGGGACTACCTGGCAGGGCTGGGGGTGGAAAGCGAGCTGTTCCACAACTCGGAACGCACCAAGGCCAATCTGTTCGCCACCATCGGTCCTCGTGACCGGGGTGGCGTTGTACTTTCCGGCCATACCGACGTAGTGCCGGTGGACGGGCAGGCCTGGACGGTCGAGCCGTTCCGGCTGACCGAAAGGGAAGGGCGGTTGTACGGACGTGGTACGGCGGATATGAAAGGCTTCATCGCCTCCGTGCTGGCGGCGGTACCTGCTTTTCTCGAGCGCCCTCTCAGCGTGCCGGTTCATCTCGCCTTCTCGTATGACGAGGAAGTGGGGTGCCTGGGCGTGCGGGCGATGCTGGCGGAACTGGAGAAGCGGCCGCACAAGCCGCGCCTGTGCCTGATTGGTGAGCCTACCGAGCTGAAGCCGGTGCTCGGCCATAAGGGCAAGCTCGCCATGCGCTGCCAGGTCCAGGGGGCGGCTTGCCATTCCGCCTACGCGCCTTATGGCGTCAACGCCATCGAATATGCGGCGCGGTTGATCGGCAAGCTGGGGGAGCTCGGCGCGGAGCTTGCCCGTCCAGAGCGGCACGACGAGCGTTTCGACCCACCGTTCTCGACGGTGCAGACCGGCACCATCAAGGGAGGGCGGGCACTCAATATCGTGCCTGCGGAGTGCGAGTTCGATTTTGAAGTGCGCGCGCTACCGGACTTCGATGCCCAGCAGGTAGTCGATGACTTGCAGGCGTATTCCGAGTCCGAGCTGGTGCCGAAAATGCGTGCGGTGCAGGCTGGCACAGGAATTCGCCTGCAGCTACTGAGCGCTTATCCGGGGCTGGCTACTTCACCGGATAGTGAGGCGGCATGCCTGTTGGCCGTGCTCAGCAAATCAACGGAGTTTGGCACTGTGGCCTTCGGGACCGAGGGTGGACTGTTCGATCAGGTGGGCATTCCCACCGTGGTCTGTGGCCCGGGAAGCATGGATCAGGGGCACAAGCCCGATGAATTCATCAGCACAGGGCAGTTAGCCGGCTGCGACGCAATGCTGCGCCGCCTGGCGCTATATCTGCAGTCCGGGGACGGCCTGCTGTAA
- the rpsA gene encoding 30S ribosomal protein S1, with translation MSESFAELFEESLKSLDMQPGAIITGIVVDIDGDWVTVHAGLKSEGVIPVEQFYNEQGELTIKVGDEVHVALDAVEDGFGETKLSREKAKRAESWLVLEAAFNAEEVVKGVINGKVKGGFTVDVSGIRAFLPGSLVDVRPVRDTTHLEGKELEFKVIKLDQKRNNVVVSRRSVLEAENSAEREALLESLQEGQQVKGIVKNLTDYGAFVDLGGVDGLLHITDMAWKRIKHPSEIVNVGDEIDVKVLKFDRERNRVSLGLKQLGEDPWVAIKARYPEGTRVTARVTNLTDYGCFAELEEGVEGLVHVSEMDWTNKNIHPSKVVQVGDEVEVQVLDIDEERRRISLGIKQCKSNPWEDFSGRFNKGDKISGTIKSITDFGIFIGLEGGIDGLVHLSDISWNEVGEEAVRRFKKGDELETVILSVDPERERISLGIKQLEDDPFSSYASMHEKGSIVRGTVKEVDAKGAVISLGGEIEGVLKASEISRDRVEDARNVLKEGEEVEAKIISIDRKSRVISLSIKSKDVDDEKDAMKELRKQEVESTGPTTIGDLIRAQMENQG, from the coding sequence ATGAGCGAAAGCTTTGCAGAACTTTTTGAAGAAAGCCTGAAATCCCTCGATATGCAGCCGGGTGCAATCATCACCGGCATCGTGGTCGACATCGATGGTGACTGGGTCACCGTCCATGCTGGCCTGAAATCCGAGGGCGTCATCCCGGTCGAGCAGTTCTACAACGAACAGGGCGAGCTGACCATCAAGGTGGGTGACGAGGTCCACGTTGCGCTTGACGCGGTGGAAGATGGCTTCGGTGAAACCAAGCTGTCCCGCGAAAAAGCCAAGCGCGCTGAGTCCTGGCTGGTTCTGGAAGCGGCCTTCAACGCCGAAGAAGTGGTCAAGGGTGTTATCAACGGCAAGGTCAAAGGCGGCTTCACCGTCGACGTCAGCGGCATCCGCGCGTTCCTGCCGGGCTCCCTGGTGGATGTGCGTCCCGTACGCGACACCACTCACTTGGAAGGCAAGGAACTCGAGTTCAAGGTCATCAAGCTGGATCAGAAGCGCAACAACGTTGTCGTTTCCCGTCGCAGCGTCCTGGAAGCCGAGAACAGTGCCGAGCGCGAAGCTCTGCTGGAATCCCTGCAGGAAGGCCAGCAGGTCAAAGGTATCGTCAAGAACCTCACCGACTACGGTGCGTTCGTTGACCTGGGCGGCGTAGATGGTCTGCTGCACATCACCGACATGGCCTGGAAGCGCATCAAGCATCCGTCCGAGATCGTCAACGTTGGTGACGAGATCGACGTGAAAGTCCTGAAGTTCGACCGCGAGCGCAACCGCGTTTCCCTGGGTCTGAAGCAACTGGGCGAAGATCCTTGGGTCGCCATCAAGGCTCGTTACCCGGAAGGCACTCGCGTGACCGCCCGTGTAACCAACCTCACCGATTACGGCTGCTTCGCCGAGCTGGAAGAGGGTGTGGAAGGCCTGGTACACGTTTCCGAAATGGACTGGACCAACAAAAACATCCACCCGTCCAAGGTCGTTCAGGTTGGCGACGAAGTGGAAGTTCAGGTTCTGGACATCGACGAAGAGCGTCGTCGTATCTCCCTGGGCATCAAACAGTGCAAGTCCAATCCGTGGGAAGACTTCTCTGGCCGCTTCAACAAGGGCGACAAGATCTCCGGCACCATCAAGTCGATCACCGATTTCGGTATCTTCATCGGCCTGGAAGGTGGTATCGACGGTCTGGTCCACCTGTCCGACATCTCCTGGAACGAAGTTGGCGAAGAAGCCGTACGTCGCTTCAAGAAGGGCGACGAGCTGGAAACCGTCATCCTCTCCGTTGATCCGGAGCGTGAGCGCATCTCCCTGGGCATCAAGCAACTGGAAGACGATCCGTTCTCCAGCTACGCCTCCATGCACGAGAAAGGCAGCATCGTTCGCGGCACCGTGAAAGAAGTTGACGCCAAGGGTGCTGTAATCAGCCTCGGTGGCGAGATCGAAGGCGTTCTGAAGGCTTCCGAAATCAGCCGTGACCGCGTTGAAGACGCGCGCAACGTGCTGAAGGAAGGCGAAGAAGTTGAAGCCAAGATCATCAGCATCGACCGCAAGAGCCGTGTAATCAGCCTCTCCATCAAGTCCAAGGACGTTGATGACGAGAAGGACGCCATGAAAGAACTGCGCAAGCAGGAAGTGGAGTCCACCGGTCCGACCACCATTGGTGATCTGATCCGTGCTCAGATGGAGAACCAGGGCTAA
- the ihfB gene encoding integration host factor subunit beta, giving the protein MTKSELIERIVTHQGQLSSKDVELAIKTMLEQMSQALATGDRIEIRGFGSFSLHFRAPRVGRNPKTGESVRLDGKFVPHFKPGKELRDRVNDEE; this is encoded by the coding sequence ATGACCAAGTCGGAGTTGATCGAACGAATCGTTACCCATCAGGGCCAGCTATCGTCCAAGGATGTAGAGCTTGCCATCAAGACCATGCTCGAGCAGATGTCCCAGGCCTTGGCGACAGGGGACAGGATCGAGATTCGTGGATTTGGTAGTTTTTCCCTTCATTTCCGCGCTCCGCGCGTTGGGCGTAACCCTAAGACGGGGGAATCGGTGCGCCTGGATGGCAAGTTTGTTCCGCATTTCAAGCCTGGGAAGGAGCTAAGGGATCGAGTGAACGACGAAGAGTAG
- a CDS encoding lipid II flippase MurJ has translation MQFKEYKDRLGSGVYNFSVKPSLFMLWLGAFAYAFVLGLTLQKLVLPLIPSMHAGHGLMFDDAINFHQNAVAIANSIKANGWGAWELMPFGRYTANVGILGAIYALFGAEPAYFLPLNAAFHALGAVCIVLLTSLISPVTQGIRGGLFAAFLFLAFPSALVWYGQNHKDAFLIAGYLLSLYAFLRSFSPCSFRKALINVLIMGIGMGLVAIMRPHMVMIYTAAFGCAWLVLAAWRLVRPGTLGRVTLLNALTMLAIAGAIASTAPVENQMVTWEGGGVGGGRHAPANMQLDNWKWERSEFLPLKVDKELEKISAIRVHFILSGEKVGAGSIIDGDVKPTNAVEALLYMPRAALVGVFSPFPSFWVERLSLPRIIGSIETLIFYILFPGVLVMLWKRPSKELVASLIACLAVITVISYVGPNIGTLHRVRYGQLFVFTLVGCAGWGVLLRGWLERSGYSLASLRVHGSPADNSAGGAIASGGKAFGAGLVVTIVTMLGLLGLLIRDLMLINRSGFGHSLDSYYMAIMLPMLGASILAAPLGDALTTKFLQQKERKNIQSLLSAAVSFTLLLFALISIGFLMFSHRIFSGFLAAGHPAEVIRLLPVAIPLFLLSGIIVAGNSLVNTLGRPVIAAIAQLAVPIVVVVAILFADDGQLMTYAMAGMSIGQLVNLVILFAIVRRFGFTLVPGSMSALFREREMIANCKWLVFCALVTVLVIPVNYWFAGRIGVGSISTWAIGSKLVQMSSLLGAALLTAVFVPYMTRLVSMGSKSRIRGNLYLSLVAGSWGSAVVIAVVFIFAEPLVFAAVSEGDKEGAAMQLIGILKLGALQLPYVISSILLIKLCAVSSKSRKAVVAASAGLVGNVVLNFIWVPMWGVLGLAAAWTVSSILSTVLIMAFTRKQSHLSAAELFSIAATWLVLFGFAASMHLRSVAVLMVTLVASVAVISFQFRALAKVTHE, from the coding sequence ATGCAATTTAAAGAATATAAAGATAGGCTTGGTTCCGGTGTTTATAATTTTTCTGTGAAACCAAGTTTATTCATGCTGTGGCTGGGGGCGTTCGCTTATGCATTTGTTCTTGGGTTGACATTGCAGAAACTCGTGCTGCCTCTGATTCCAAGTATGCATGCAGGCCACGGTCTCATGTTTGATGATGCGATAAACTTTCATCAGAATGCAGTCGCCATAGCGAATAGTATCAAGGCTAATGGCTGGGGCGCATGGGAGCTGATGCCTTTCGGCCGTTACACCGCGAATGTCGGGATCCTGGGTGCGATATATGCATTGTTCGGGGCCGAACCGGCTTATTTTCTGCCGCTGAATGCCGCATTTCATGCGCTGGGTGCGGTGTGCATAGTGCTTTTGACCTCTTTGATTTCACCTGTTACGCAGGGCATCAGGGGGGGGTTGTTCGCTGCATTCCTTTTCCTGGCCTTTCCTTCTGCTCTGGTCTGGTACGGCCAGAACCACAAGGACGCCTTCCTGATTGCGGGTTACCTGCTTTCCCTATATGCGTTCCTCCGCTCGTTCAGTCCGTGTTCGTTCCGCAAGGCGCTGATCAATGTCCTGATCATGGGCATCGGGATGGGGCTCGTAGCCATCATGCGGCCGCATATGGTGATGATCTATACCGCGGCTTTCGGTTGCGCATGGCTGGTGCTGGCCGCGTGGAGGCTCGTGCGTCCGGGCACCTTGGGGCGAGTCACCCTCCTCAATGCCCTAACGATGCTGGCCATCGCGGGCGCAATCGCCTCGACTGCTCCTGTGGAGAACCAGATGGTTACTTGGGAGGGGGGTGGCGTCGGGGGAGGCAGGCATGCGCCAGCCAACATGCAATTGGATAACTGGAAGTGGGAGCGTTCGGAGTTCCTACCCCTGAAAGTGGATAAAGAGCTGGAGAAGATTTCGGCCATTCGAGTGCATTTCATTCTGTCTGGAGAGAAGGTGGGCGCGGGCTCCATCATTGATGGTGATGTAAAGCCGACCAATGCCGTTGAGGCGCTTTTGTACATGCCAAGGGCCGCGCTCGTAGGTGTTTTTTCCCCTTTCCCGAGCTTCTGGGTCGAGCGACTCTCGTTGCCCAGGATCATTGGCTCGATTGAAACCTTGATTTTCTACATTCTCTTCCCAGGTGTGCTGGTGATGCTCTGGAAGAGGCCCAGCAAAGAGTTAGTCGCAAGCCTGATTGCTTGCTTGGCGGTCATTACGGTTATCAGTTATGTGGGTCCCAATATTGGTACTCTGCATAGGGTCCGCTATGGGCAGTTGTTTGTATTCACCTTGGTCGGATGTGCTGGTTGGGGAGTACTGCTAAGAGGTTGGCTGGAGCGTTCGGGGTACTCGCTTGCCTCGTTGCGAGTTCATGGAAGTCCTGCAGACAATTCCGCCGGTGGTGCAATCGCGAGCGGCGGCAAGGCATTCGGAGCGGGGCTCGTCGTGACGATCGTCACGATGCTGGGGCTGCTCGGGCTTCTTATCCGGGACTTGATGCTGATCAATCGCTCCGGTTTTGGTCATAGCCTGGATAGCTACTACATGGCAATCATGTTGCCAATGCTTGGTGCAAGCATTTTGGCTGCGCCACTTGGGGACGCACTGACAACCAAATTCTTGCAACAGAAAGAGCGCAAGAATATTCAATCCCTGCTAAGTGCTGCGGTCAGTTTTACGCTGCTTCTGTTTGCCCTGATAAGCATCGGGTTCTTGATGTTTTCCCACAGGATATTTTCCGGATTCCTAGCTGCTGGCCATCCCGCTGAAGTCATAAGGCTCTTGCCCGTCGCAATCCCGTTGTTTCTCCTGTCCGGGATAATAGTCGCAGGGAACAGCCTCGTTAATACACTTGGTCGTCCTGTCATTGCGGCTATTGCGCAGCTTGCGGTTCCGATAGTGGTGGTGGTGGCTATCTTGTTTGCTGATGATGGCCAACTCATGACCTACGCAATGGCAGGCATGAGCATTGGGCAGCTTGTCAATCTCGTCATCTTGTTCGCGATAGTCAGGCGCTTTGGGTTTACTTTGGTACCGGGTTCCATGTCGGCCCTCTTTCGTGAGAGGGAGATGATTGCCAATTGCAAATGGCTGGTTTTCTGCGCCCTAGTAACAGTTTTGGTCATACCTGTCAACTATTGGTTTGCTGGTCGGATTGGCGTTGGTTCGATCTCGACCTGGGCGATTGGCAGCAAGTTGGTCCAGATGTCGTCCCTACTCGGCGCAGCATTACTTACGGCGGTCTTTGTGCCCTACATGACTCGCCTTGTTTCCATGGGTTCAAAATCCCGGATACGTGGAAACCTGTACCTGTCGCTGGTCGCGGGGAGTTGGGGAAGTGCAGTCGTAATCGCGGTCGTCTTCATTTTCGCCGAACCGTTGGTGTTTGCCGCAGTCTCGGAGGGAGATAAAGAGGGGGCGGCCATGCAGTTGATTGGAATACTCAAGCTGGGGGCGCTGCAGCTTCCGTATGTCATTTCCAGCATTCTGCTTATCAAGCTGTGTGCGGTTTCTTCCAAATCCCGAAAGGCCGTAGTGGCGGCGTCTGCCGGCCTGGTCGGCAACGTGGTTCTGAACTTCATTTGGGTGCCGATGTGGGGGGTGCTGGGCCTGGCTGCGGCTTGGACGGTGTCGAGCATCCTTTCGACGGTCCTGATCATGGCGTTCACACGCAAGCAGTCTCACCTGAGTGCCGCGGAATTGTTCAGCATTGCCGCTACTTGGTTGGTGCTGTTCGGCTTTGCCGCCAGCATGCACCTGCGGAGTGTCGCGGTCCTGATGGTGACTCTCGTCGCATCGGTAGCAGTCATCTCGTTCCAGTTCAGGGCCCTCGCAAAAGTCACCCATGAGTGA
- the wbpA gene encoding UDP-N-acetyl-D-glucosamine 6-dehydrogenase — MSVQSELCVAKFKSKEALIGILGLGYVGLPLMLRYSNIGFRVLGIDIDREKVEKLNAGKSYIEHISGEQIAKARAEGFEATSNFQRASECDALILCVPTPLNKYREPDMSFVINTTNAIKPYLRTGQVVSLESTTYPGTTEEELLPRVEESGLKVGENIFLVYSPEREDPGNPNFETRTIPKVIGGHTQECLRVGVALYEQAIDRIVPVSSTKAAEMTKLLENIHRAVNIGLVNEMKVVADRMGIDIFEVVDAAATKPFGFTPYYPGPGLGGHCIPIDPFYLTWKAREYGLHTRFIELSGEVNQAMPEYVVGKLMDGLNDEGKALKGSRILVLGIAYKKNVDDMRESPSVEIMELLEAKGCQVAYSDPHVPVFPKMREHHFDLVSEELTAENLARFDAVVLATDHDKFDYELIRQHAALIVDSRGKFRAPETHIIKA; from the coding sequence ATGTCTGTCCAGTCTGAACTCTGTGTTGCCAAGTTCAAGAGCAAAGAGGCTCTAATCGGAATTCTGGGGCTGGGCTATGTTGGCCTTCCACTCATGCTGCGATATAGCAATATCGGCTTTCGAGTGTTGGGAATCGATATTGACCGTGAGAAAGTCGAAAAGCTGAACGCCGGCAAGAGCTATATCGAACACATATCGGGCGAGCAAATTGCGAAAGCTCGTGCCGAAGGGTTCGAGGCGACCTCGAATTTTCAGCGCGCCAGCGAGTGCGATGCGTTGATTCTGTGTGTGCCAACCCCCCTCAACAAGTATCGCGAGCCTGACATGAGCTTCGTGATCAATACCACCAATGCCATCAAGCCTTATCTACGGACGGGTCAGGTCGTTTCGCTGGAGAGTACGACGTACCCGGGGACGACCGAGGAGGAGTTGCTGCCGCGGGTGGAAGAGAGCGGTTTGAAGGTTGGCGAGAACATTTTCCTGGTTTATTCCCCTGAGCGGGAGGATCCGGGCAATCCCAACTTCGAGACTCGTACGATTCCCAAGGTCATCGGTGGGCATACACAAGAGTGTCTGCGCGTAGGGGTGGCCCTCTACGAGCAAGCCATTGATCGCATCGTCCCTGTCAGCTCCACGAAAGCTGCCGAAATGACCAAGTTGCTGGAGAACATCCATCGTGCAGTGAACATTGGCCTGGTCAACGAGATGAAGGTGGTGGCCGACCGTATGGGGATAGATATCTTCGAAGTGGTCGACGCCGCCGCGACCAAGCCCTTCGGCTTCACGCCCTACTACCCGGGGCCCGGGCTGGGCGGGCACTGCATTCCGATCGACCCCTTCTATCTCACCTGGAAAGCGCGTGAGTATGGCTTGCATACGCGATTCATCGAGTTGTCGGGGGAAGTGAACCAGGCAATGCCCGAGTACGTGGTCGGCAAGCTTATGGACGGCCTCAATGACGAGGGCAAGGCCCTCAAGGGCAGCCGAATCCTCGTGCTTGGCATTGCGTACAAGAAGAACGTGGACGATATGCGAGAGTCTCCGTCGGTGGAGATCATGGAGTTGCTGGAGGCCAAGGGTTGCCAGGTGGCCTACAGCGATCCCCATGTCCCGGTCTTTCCAAAGATGCGCGAACATCATTTCGATCTGGTGAGCGAAGAGCTTACCGCTGAGAATTTGGCCAGATTCGACGCAGTCGTGCTCGCCACCGACCATGACAAGTTCGACTATGAGTTGATTCGCCAGCACGCTGCGTTGATTGTCGATAGTCGCGGCAAGTTCCGAGCGCCTGAAACGCACATCATCAAAGCCTGA
- the wbpB gene encoding UDP-N-acetyl-2-amino-2-deoxy-D-glucuronate oxidase, with translation MKRFALIGAAGYIAPRHMRAIKDTGNELVSAYDVNDSVGVIDSISPQSEFFTEFERFIEHAWRLRRDPATALDYVSVCSPNYLHHAHIAAGLRLGCDVICEKPLVPSPEILDELALIERETGMRVYNILQLRHHQAILSLKNRVARENAAEKYDVELTYITSRGKWYMESWKGDPRKSFGVATNIGVHFYDMLHFTFGKLLRNDVHFSSESKAAGYLEYEKARVRWFLSIDARDLPESVRGKKPTYRSVTVNGEEIEFSEGFTDLHTVSYQEILAGRGYGIEDARHCVETVNSIRTSSIVEPREREGHPFLAGLAC, from the coding sequence TTGAAACGCTTCGCACTGATCGGCGCTGCCGGTTACATCGCCCCCCGCCATATGCGCGCTATCAAGGACACGGGCAACGAGTTGGTGTCCGCCTACGATGTCAATGACTCGGTAGGCGTTATTGACAGCATCTCTCCCCAAAGCGAGTTCTTCACCGAGTTCGAACGCTTCATCGAACATGCCTGGCGGTTGAGGCGCGATCCCGCGACGGCGCTGGACTATGTGTCGGTTTGTTCTCCCAACTACCTGCACCACGCCCATATTGCCGCCGGACTTCGGCTTGGTTGCGACGTGATCTGTGAGAAACCACTGGTTCCCAGTCCGGAGATTCTTGACGAATTGGCGTTGATTGAGCGGGAAACTGGTATGCGCGTATACAACATCCTCCAACTCCGTCATCACCAGGCCATCCTGTCTCTGAAGAACAGGGTTGCCCGGGAAAATGCCGCGGAAAAATACGATGTTGAGCTGACGTACATTACCTCCAGGGGTAAGTGGTACATGGAAAGCTGGAAGGGCGATCCGCGAAAGTCCTTTGGCGTCGCGACCAACATCGGTGTGCATTTCTACGACATGTTGCACTTCACCTTTGGCAAGCTCCTGCGAAATGACGTCCATTTCTCCAGCGAGTCCAAGGCGGCCGGTTACCTGGAGTATGAGAAGGCGCGCGTGCGCTGGTTCCTTTCCATTGATGCCCGGGATCTGCCAGAGTCCGTGCGGGGCAAGAAGCCAACCTATCGTTCGGTCACCGTCAATGGTGAGGAAATCGAGTTCTCTGAGGGTTTCACTGACCTCCACACCGTAAGTTACCAGGAGATCCTTGCCGGTCGCGGATACGGCATAGAAGATGCGCGCCACTGTGTGGAAACGGTGAACAGCATCAGGACTTCGTCGATCGTCGAACCTCGGGAACGCGAGGGGCATCCTTTTCTCGCGGGCCTGGCTTGTTGA